Proteins from a single region of Kogia breviceps isolate mKogBre1 chromosome 5, mKogBre1 haplotype 1, whole genome shotgun sequence:
- the LOC131757323 gene encoding acyl-protein thioesterase 1-like isoform X3: MPVTLNMNMAMPSWFDIIGLSPDSQEDENGIKQAAESVKALIDQEMKNGIPSNRIILGGFSQGGALSQYTALTTQQKLDGIAALSCWLPLRASFPQGPISGVNRDISILHCHGDLDPLLPLMFGSLTVERLKTLVNPTNVTFKTYGGMMHSSGQQEMMDIKQFIDKLLPPID; this comes from the coding sequence ATGCCTGTAACATTAAATATGAACATGGCCATGCCTTCTTGGTTTGACATTATTGGGCTTTCACCAGATTCACAGGAAGATGAAAATGGAATTAAACAGGCAGCAGAAAGTGTAAAAGCTTTGATAGACCAAGAGATGAAGAATGGCATTCCTTCTAACAGAATTATTTTGGGAGGATTTTCTCAGGGAGGAGCTTTATCTCAGTACACGGCACTGACCACACAGCAGAAGCTGGATGGCATCGCTGCTCTCAGCTGCTGGCTGCCCCTGCGGGCTTCCTTTCCACAGGGTCCTATCAGTGGCGTGAATAGAGACATTTCTATCCTTCATTGCCATGGAGATTTGGATCCATTACTTCCCCTAATGTTTGGTTCTCTTACTGTTGAAAGGCTAAAGACATTGGTAAATCCAACCAATGTAACCTTCAAAACCTATGGAGGCATGATGCACAGTTCAGGTCAACAGGAAATGATGGATATCAAGCAGTTCATTGATAAACTCCTACCTCCTATTGATTGA
- the LOC131757323 gene encoding acyl-protein thioesterase 1-like isoform X1 — translation MCGNNMSAPLPAIVPTVRKATAVAIFLHGLGGTGHGWAEAFAGIRSAHIKYSCPHEPVMPVTLNMNMAMPSWFDIIGLSPDSQEDENGIKQAAESVKALIDQEMKNGIPSNRIILGGFSQGGALSQYTALTTQQKLDGIAALSCWLPLRASFPQGPISGVNRDISILHCHGDLDPLLPLMFGSLTVERLKTLVNPTNVTFKTYGGMMHSSGQQEMMDIKQFIDKLLPPID, via the coding sequence ATGTGCGGCAATAACATGTCGGCCCCACTGCCCGCCATTGTGCCCACCGTCCGGAAGGCCACTGCCGTGGCGATTTTCCTTCATGGATTGGGAGGCACAGGGCATGGGTGGGCAGAAGCCTTTGCAGGTATCAGAAGCGCCCACATCAAATACAGCTGCCCGCACGAACCAGTTATGCCTGTAACATTAAATATGAACATGGCCATGCCTTCTTGGTTTGACATTATTGGGCTTTCACCAGATTCACAGGAAGATGAAAATGGAATTAAACAGGCAGCAGAAAGTGTAAAAGCTTTGATAGACCAAGAGATGAAGAATGGCATTCCTTCTAACAGAATTATTTTGGGAGGATTTTCTCAGGGAGGAGCTTTATCTCAGTACACGGCACTGACCACACAGCAGAAGCTGGATGGCATCGCTGCTCTCAGCTGCTGGCTGCCCCTGCGGGCTTCCTTTCCACAGGGTCCTATCAGTGGCGTGAATAGAGACATTTCTATCCTTCATTGCCATGGAGATTTGGATCCATTACTTCCCCTAATGTTTGGTTCTCTTACTGTTGAAAGGCTAAAGACATTGGTAAATCCAACCAATGTAACCTTCAAAACCTATGGAGGCATGATGCACAGTTCAGGTCAACAGGAAATGATGGATATCAAGCAGTTCATTGATAAACTCCTACCTCCTATTGATTGA
- the NFKBIZ gene encoding NF-kappa-B inhibitor zeta isoform X1 — MIVDKLLDDSRGGEGLLDAAGDCGLMTSPLNLAYFYGASPPAAAPGACDASCSSSGPSAPGSPGSDSSDFSSASSVSSCGAVESRPRGGARAERLQVEPHMGVGRQQRGPFQGVRVKNSVKELLLHIRSHKQKASGQAIDDFKTQGVNREQFTELKNTVSYTGKRKGPDLLSDGPACKRPALLHTQFLTPPQTPTPAESMEDVHHNESKQDSSADLLQSIINIKNECSLVSLNTVQVSWMSPVGVPPSSPHEQGQDFHGGQIFSPPQKYQPIQVSSSPHMMDQASMYQYSPQNQNLQQLPPQHYTHNPALEYSPYSRTSQSPSYGPNIFDGQEPQFCTNQSFSSLLSDPRESENIAVPPQTAPSVQQQNDAHVQNFNMMPHSACEALARHDAGSAPLSTPPPFPNIVGNPMNTTQLGKSFFQWQVEQEEGKLAHISQDQFLSKDADGDTFLHIAVAQGRRALSYVLARKMNALHMLDIKEHNGQSAFQVAVAANQHLIVQDLVNLGAQVNTTDCWGRTPLHVCAEKGHSQVLQAIQKGAAGSNQFVDLEATNYDGLTPLHCAVVAHNAVVHELQRNQQPHSPEVQELLLKNKSLVDTIKCLIQMGAAVEAKDRKSGRTALHLAAEEANLELIRLFLELPSCLSFVNAKAYNGNTALHVAASLQYRVTQLDAVRLLMRKGADPSTRNLENEQPVHLVPDGPVGEQIRRILKGKSIQQRAPPY, encoded by the exons ATGATTGTGGACAAGCTGCTGGACGACAGCCGCGGCGGAGAGGGGCTGCTGGACGCGGCCGGCGACTGCGGCCTCATGACCAGCCCGCTCAACCTGGCCTACTTCTACGGCGCGtcgccgcccgccgccgcccccggcgCCTGCGACGCCAGCTGCTCGTCGTCTGGTCCCTCGGCGCCCGGCTCGCCCGGCTCCGACTCCTCCGACTTCTCTTCCGCCTCGTCAGTGTCCTCCTGCGGGGCGGTGGAGTCCCGGCCGAGAGGCGGCGCCCGTGCCGAGCGGCTGCAAG TTGAGCCCCATATGGGGGTTGGAAGGCAGCAGAGAGGACCCTTTCAAGGTGTTCGCGTGAAGAACTCGGTGAAAGAACTCCTGTTGCACATCCGAAGTCATAAACAGAAGGCTTCCGGACAAGCTATTGATGATTTTAAG acACAAGGTGTGAACAGAGAGCAATTCACAG AATTGAAGAACACAGTATCATATACTGGGAAAAGGAAAGGCCCTGATTTATTGTCTGATGGACCAGCTTGCAAAAGACCAGCTTTGTTACATACCCAGTTTTTG acGCCACCTCAAACACCCACACCCGCGGAAAGCATGGAAGATGTCCATCACAATGAATCCAAACAGGACAGCAGTGCTGATCTGCTTCAGAGCATTATCAACATTAAGAATGAATGCAGCCTGGTTTCCCTGAACACTGTCCAAGTTAGCTGGATGAGCCCTGTGGGGGTCCCTCCGAGCTCCCCCCACGAGCAGGGTCAGGACTTCCACGGAGGGCAGATCTTCTCTCCACCTCAGAAATACCAGCCCATCCAAGTCAGCAGCTCCCCACACATGATGGATCAGGCTTCCATGTACCAGTATTCTCCACAGAACCAGAACCTGCAGCAGCTGCCACCACAGCACTACACCCACAACCCAGCTCTGGAATACAGTCCTTATTCCAGAACTTCCCAGTCCCCCAGCTATGGACCAAACATCTTTGATGGTCAAGAACCACAGTTCTGCACGAACCAAAGTTTTTCATCCCTTCTAAGTGATCCCAGGGAATCTGAGAATATTGCTGTTCCCCCACAGACTGCCCCCAGCGTTCAGCAGCAAAATGATGCCCACGTGCAGAACTTCAACATGATGCCACACAGTGCCTGTGAGGCCCTGGCGAGGCATGATGCAGGCTCTGCCCCTTTAAGCACACCACCGCCCTTCCCGAACATTGTCGGAAATCCAATGAACACCACACAGTTAGGGAAGTCATTTTTTCAGTGGCAAGTAGAGCAGGAAGAAGGGAAATTGGCACATATCTCCCAAGACCAGTTTCTTTCAAAGGATGCAGATGGTGACAC gTTCCTCCATATTGCTGTTGCCCAGGGGAGAAGGGCACTTTCCTATGTCCTTGCAAGAAAGATGAATGCGCTTCACATGCTGGATATTAAAGAGCACAATGGACAG AGTGCCTTTCAGGTGGCAGTGGCTGCCAATCAGCACCTCATCGTGCAGGATCTGGTGAACCTCGGGGCCCAGGTGAATACAACTGACTGCTGGGGAAGAACCCCCCTGCATGTTTGTGCAGAGAAGGGCCACTCCCAGGTGCTTCAG GCAATTCAGAAGGGAGCAGCGGGGAGCAATCAGTTTGTGGATCTGGAGGCAACTAACTATGATG GCTTGACCCCTCTACACTGTGCAGTTGTGGCCCACAATGCTGTGGTTCACGAACTCCAGAGAAATCAACAGCCCCATTCACCTGAAGTTCAGGAGCTTTTGCTGAAGAATAAGAGTCTAGTTGATACAATTAAGTGTCTGATTCAAATGGGAGCTGCAGTGGAAGCTAAG GATCGTAAAAGTGGCCGCACAGCCCTGCATTTGGCAGCTGAAGAAGCAAATCTGGAACTCATTCGCCTCTTTTTGGAACTGCCCAGTTGCCTGTCTTTTGTGAATGCAAAG GCTTACAATGGAAACACCgccctccatgttgctgccagCCTGCAATATCGGGTGACACAGTTGGATGCAGTCCGCCTGTTGATGAGGAAGGGAGCAGACCCAAGTACTCGGAACCTGGAGAACGAACAGCCAGTGCATTTGGTTCCTGATGGCCCTGTGGGAGAACAG ATCCGACGTATCCTGAAGGGAAAGTCCATTCAGCAGAGAGCTCCACCGTATTAG
- the LOC131757323 gene encoding acyl-protein thioesterase 1-like isoform X2 — MCGNNMSAPLPAIVPTVRKATAVAIFLHGLGGTGHGWAEAFAGIRSAHIKYSCPHEPVMPVTLNMNMAMPSWFDIIGLSPDSQEDENGIKQAAESVKALIDQEMKNGIPSNRIILGGFSQGGGPISGVNRDISILHCHGDLDPLLPLMFGSLTVERLKTLVNPTNVTFKTYGGMMHSSGQQEMMDIKQFIDKLLPPID; from the exons ATGTGCGGCAATAACATGTCGGCCCCACTGCCCGCCATTGTGCCCACCGTCCGGAAGGCCACTGCCGTGGCGATTTTCCTTCATGGATTGGGAGGCACAGGGCATGGGTGGGCAGAAGCCTTTGCAGGTATCAGAAGCGCCCACATCAAATACAGCTGCCCGCACGAACCAGTTATGCCTGTAACATTAAATATGAACATGGCCATGCCTTCTTGGTTTGACATTATTGGGCTTTCACCAGATTCACAGGAAGATGAAAATGGAATTAAACAGGCAGCAGAAAGTGTAAAAGCTTTGATAGACCAAGAGATGAAGAATGGCATTCCTTCTAACAGAATTATTTTGGGAGGATTTTCTCAGGGAGGA GGTCCTATCAGTGGCGTGAATAGAGACATTTCTATCCTTCATTGCCATGGAGATTTGGATCCATTACTTCCCCTAATGTTTGGTTCTCTTACTGTTGAAAGGCTAAAGACATTGGTAAATCCAACCAATGTAACCTTCAAAACCTATGGAGGCATGATGCACAGTTCAGGTCAACAGGAAATGATGGATATCAAGCAGTTCATTGATAAACTCCTACCTCCTATTGATTGA
- the NFKBIZ gene encoding NF-kappa-B inhibitor zeta isoform X2, giving the protein MGVGRQQRGPFQGVRVKNSVKELLLHIRSHKQKASGQAIDDFKTQGVNREQFTELKNTVSYTGKRKGPDLLSDGPACKRPALLHTQFLTPPQTPTPAESMEDVHHNESKQDSSADLLQSIINIKNECSLVSLNTVQVSWMSPVGVPPSSPHEQGQDFHGGQIFSPPQKYQPIQVSSSPHMMDQASMYQYSPQNQNLQQLPPQHYTHNPALEYSPYSRTSQSPSYGPNIFDGQEPQFCTNQSFSSLLSDPRESENIAVPPQTAPSVQQQNDAHVQNFNMMPHSACEALARHDAGSAPLSTPPPFPNIVGNPMNTTQLGKSFFQWQVEQEEGKLAHISQDQFLSKDADGDTFLHIAVAQGRRALSYVLARKMNALHMLDIKEHNGQSAFQVAVAANQHLIVQDLVNLGAQVNTTDCWGRTPLHVCAEKGHSQVLQAIQKGAAGSNQFVDLEATNYDGLTPLHCAVVAHNAVVHELQRNQQPHSPEVQELLLKNKSLVDTIKCLIQMGAAVEAKDRKSGRTALHLAAEEANLELIRLFLELPSCLSFVNAKAYNGNTALHVAASLQYRVTQLDAVRLLMRKGADPSTRNLENEQPVHLVPDGPVGEQIRRILKGKSIQQRAPPY; this is encoded by the exons ATGGGGGTTGGAAGGCAGCAGAGAGGACCCTTTCAAGGTGTTCGCGTGAAGAACTCGGTGAAAGAACTCCTGTTGCACATCCGAAGTCATAAACAGAAGGCTTCCGGACAAGCTATTGATGATTTTAAG acACAAGGTGTGAACAGAGAGCAATTCACAG AATTGAAGAACACAGTATCATATACTGGGAAAAGGAAAGGCCCTGATTTATTGTCTGATGGACCAGCTTGCAAAAGACCAGCTTTGTTACATACCCAGTTTTTG acGCCACCTCAAACACCCACACCCGCGGAAAGCATGGAAGATGTCCATCACAATGAATCCAAACAGGACAGCAGTGCTGATCTGCTTCAGAGCATTATCAACATTAAGAATGAATGCAGCCTGGTTTCCCTGAACACTGTCCAAGTTAGCTGGATGAGCCCTGTGGGGGTCCCTCCGAGCTCCCCCCACGAGCAGGGTCAGGACTTCCACGGAGGGCAGATCTTCTCTCCACCTCAGAAATACCAGCCCATCCAAGTCAGCAGCTCCCCACACATGATGGATCAGGCTTCCATGTACCAGTATTCTCCACAGAACCAGAACCTGCAGCAGCTGCCACCACAGCACTACACCCACAACCCAGCTCTGGAATACAGTCCTTATTCCAGAACTTCCCAGTCCCCCAGCTATGGACCAAACATCTTTGATGGTCAAGAACCACAGTTCTGCACGAACCAAAGTTTTTCATCCCTTCTAAGTGATCCCAGGGAATCTGAGAATATTGCTGTTCCCCCACAGACTGCCCCCAGCGTTCAGCAGCAAAATGATGCCCACGTGCAGAACTTCAACATGATGCCACACAGTGCCTGTGAGGCCCTGGCGAGGCATGATGCAGGCTCTGCCCCTTTAAGCACACCACCGCCCTTCCCGAACATTGTCGGAAATCCAATGAACACCACACAGTTAGGGAAGTCATTTTTTCAGTGGCAAGTAGAGCAGGAAGAAGGGAAATTGGCACATATCTCCCAAGACCAGTTTCTTTCAAAGGATGCAGATGGTGACAC gTTCCTCCATATTGCTGTTGCCCAGGGGAGAAGGGCACTTTCCTATGTCCTTGCAAGAAAGATGAATGCGCTTCACATGCTGGATATTAAAGAGCACAATGGACAG AGTGCCTTTCAGGTGGCAGTGGCTGCCAATCAGCACCTCATCGTGCAGGATCTGGTGAACCTCGGGGCCCAGGTGAATACAACTGACTGCTGGGGAAGAACCCCCCTGCATGTTTGTGCAGAGAAGGGCCACTCCCAGGTGCTTCAG GCAATTCAGAAGGGAGCAGCGGGGAGCAATCAGTTTGTGGATCTGGAGGCAACTAACTATGATG GCTTGACCCCTCTACACTGTGCAGTTGTGGCCCACAATGCTGTGGTTCACGAACTCCAGAGAAATCAACAGCCCCATTCACCTGAAGTTCAGGAGCTTTTGCTGAAGAATAAGAGTCTAGTTGATACAATTAAGTGTCTGATTCAAATGGGAGCTGCAGTGGAAGCTAAG GATCGTAAAAGTGGCCGCACAGCCCTGCATTTGGCAGCTGAAGAAGCAAATCTGGAACTCATTCGCCTCTTTTTGGAACTGCCCAGTTGCCTGTCTTTTGTGAATGCAAAG GCTTACAATGGAAACACCgccctccatgttgctgccagCCTGCAATATCGGGTGACACAGTTGGATGCAGTCCGCCTGTTGATGAGGAAGGGAGCAGACCCAAGTACTCGGAACCTGGAGAACGAACAGCCAGTGCATTTGGTTCCTGATGGCCCTGTGGGAGAACAG ATCCGACGTATCCTGAAGGGAAAGTCCATTCAGCAGAGAGCTCCACCGTATTAG